From the Actinomadura luzonensis genome, the window GGAGCTGCCCGAGCTGCGCCCCCTCGCCCAGGACGGCACGCCGCTCTCCGCCACGACGTCCCGCGTCCGCAAGACGCTCTGACCGCCCAGCCGAAGGCGGACCGGGCGGCTCCCGGGCTGCGGCGCCCCTTGCGAAAGGCGGACGATCGAGTCAGGGCAGGTCGTCGAACAGGTGGAGGCGGTGGGCGGTGGCGGCGGCCTCGCCGCGGCTGGCGACGCCGAGCTTGGCCAGGATGTTGGAGACGTGCACGCTCACCGTCTTCACCGAGATGACCAGCTTCTCGGCGATCTCGCGGTTGCTGTGCCCCTCGGTGACCTCGCGCAGCACCTCCAGCTCGCGCGCCGTCAGCCCGAGCGGCTGCCCCTCCCCCGCGGGCTCCTCCGCGACGGCCCCGCCACCGCCACCGCCGCCGCCGATGCGGGCGCGGCGCCGGACCGTGTCGAGCTGCTCCAGCAGCGGCGCGGCGCCGAGCCGGGCGGCCAGCTCGCGCGCCCGTTCGAGCCGCGCCGCCGCCTCCTGCCGGTCGCCCGCCGCCAGCAGCGCCTGCGCCGACGGCAGCAGGCTCCTCGCCTCCGCGTACGGCTGCCCGAGCGCCACCCAGGCGCGCACCGCGCGCTCCCACGCCTCCACCCGCCAGCCGACCTGTTCCGCGGCGTCGGCGTCGGCGGCGGCGGCGTGGGCGGCCGGCGTCTCGGGGCCGAGCAGCGCCTCGAACGTGAGCCGCTGCGCCTCCTGCAGGTCGCCCTCGGTGCCGAGCTTGCGGGCCGGCTCACGCAGCCTGGGCAGCAACGCCGCCGCCCGCGCCCTGATCGCCTCGGACGCCGGCCCGCCGGCGCTCGCGATGCCGGTCAGCAGGCGGGCGAAGCTCACCAGGAGCTGCCACACGTAGCGCGGGCTGGACACCAGGTCGCGCTCCTCCAGGGCCCGCGCCACCGCCTCGACCGCCTCGCCGTCCGCGCCGCGCGCCGCCAGGATCGACACCTCCCGCCGCAGGTGCGGCAGCAGCGTCTGGTCCCGGTACGTGCCCCGCGACAGCACGCTGCGCGAGGCGTTGAGCAGCTGCTCGGCCCGGTCGAGCTGGCCGCGCGCGAGCGCGATGTCGGTGACGAACCCCTGCAGGCTGGCCCGGTAGGGCGGCGGCGGCGCGAGGTCGAAGGCGTGCTCGACGACCTGCAGCGCCTCGTCCCACCGGCCGAGCGAGACCAGCGGCTCGGCGAGGTTGATCGCGAGGAAGGTGCCGGAGGTGCGGGCCAGGCCGTAGTGGGCGGACTCCTCGATGCCCTCGCGGGCGACCCGGGCGGCCCGCTCGTGCCAGCCGGCGCCCTCCAGCGCGTCGGACTCGGAGATCGCGCAGCGCATGAGCGCGTTGTACGCCTCGCCGTCGGCGGCGATGCGGCGCGCCTCGGCGAACGCCTCGAGCTGGGCCTCGACCTCGGTGTAGCGGAAACGCGCCCAGGTGGCGGTGATGAGGCTGTGCGCCTCGACGTTGGGGTCGCCGACCACGCGGCCGATGTCGCGGGCCACCTCGGCCGTGGCGATCTTCTCGGTGAGGTCCTCCGGCCGGTAGAGCATCCGCGACAGGCTCTCCAGCACCTGCCCGCGCAGCCGGGTGGGCGGCTCGGCGGGCACCAGCGTGGCGGCGCGGCGCAGGTCGTCGAGATTTCCCTCGCGGCCCAGGTCGTAGCGGGTCAGGCCGCGCTGGCGCAGGATGGCGGCGGTGCGGATCGGGTCGGTCGCGGGGTCGAGCTCGGCCAGCGCGGCCCCGGCCATGGCGATGCCGCGTTCGTACTCGCCGGCCAGGTGGGCGACGACGGCGGTGTGGCGGAGCACGTCGAACCGGTCGCGGCCGATGCGCGCGGCGGCGTCGGGCACCTGGTCCCACAGCTCCAGGACGCGGGAGAGCATGCGGAGCTGCTCGTCGTAGGCGGTGGAGGTGCGGGCCGCGGCGGCCGCGTGCCAGGCGCTGACCAGCGCCCAGGTGGCGTCGTGGGCGGCGTGCCAGTGGTGGGCCAGCTCGATCGCGCCGCGCGGGGCGGGCAGGATCGACAGGTCGCGCTCCAGCGCCTCGGCGTAGCGGGTGTGCAGGCGGGTGTGCTCGCCGGGCAGCAGGTCGTCGTGCAGCGCCTCGCGGATGAGCGCGTGCCGGAAGCTGTAGCCCTCGCCGTCGACCACGAGGACGTTGCCCGCGACGGCCGGGCGCAGCGCCCGGGACAGGGCGTTCTCGTCGAGCCCGGCCACGGCCGACAGCAGGTCGTGCTCGATGCGCTGGCCGCCCGCGCTGGCCACCCGCAGCAGCTCCTGGGTCTCCTCCGGCAGCCGCTCGACGCGGGCCAGCAGCAGGTCGCGCAGCGACTCGGGCAGGTCGCCGCCGCCCCCGCCCCCGCCCTCGCTGAGCAGCGCCTCGACGAACAGCGGGTTTCCCTCGCTGCGGGCGTAGACGAGGTCCATGTCGGCGGCCGGGAGCTGCCGCTCCAGGATGCTGGCCGCCTGCGCCACGGCCTCGCGCCGGGTGAGCCTGCGCAGCTCGGCCCTGCTCACCCACTCGACCCGGCTCAGCTCGGCCAGCATGGGCCGCAGCGGGTGGGTGCGGTGCAGCTCGTCGGTGCGGTAGGTGACGACGAGCAGCAGCCGGCCGGCGGTGCGCTGGTAGCGGACGAGGAAGGACAGCAGGTCGCGGGTGGAGCGGTCGGCCCAGTGGGCGTCCTCGATGACGAGCACGACCGGGCGGTCGTCGGCCAGCCGCTCCAGCAGGCCGAGCACCAGCTCGAACAGGCGGGCCCGGGCCTCGGGGCCGTCCTTGCCCGGCTCGCCGAACTCGGGCAGCAGCCGCGCCAGCGCGCCCGTCGCGCCGCCGGGCACCAGCGCGGCGACGCCGTCGTGGCCGAGCCGCCGCACCAGGCCGCGCAGCACGGCGGTGAACGGCGCGAACGGCAGGCCGTCGGTGCCCAGCTCCAGGCAGCCGCCGACGAGCACCAGGGCGTCGTCGGCGCGGTCGGTGAACTCGACCAGCAGACGCGTCTTGCCGACGCCGGCCTCACCGCCCACGAGGACGGTGGACGACACCCCGGCGCGCGCCCTGGCCAGGGCGTCGCCGAGGACGGCGAGCTCGCGGGCGCGCCCGACGAACAGCGGGCTGACGGCATGGACACTCACGTAGGCAAGGATGCCATCCGGCTCCGACAGAAGTGCCGCCCGATCGCCCTCAGCGCAGGACCTTGCGGAAGAACGTGGCCGACGCCTCGTAGCCGAGGGCGTGGTAGAACTCCGGCGCCCGCCGCGTGGCCATGGCGACGTAGCGGGCCTCGCGCGAGCGGGCCCACCGCTCGAACTCCTCCAGCAGCGCCCGCCCGATGCCCTGCCGCCGCGAGCCCGGCTGCACCATGGCCTCCTCCACCCAGGCGACCGGCCCGTTCGCGAACAGCGTCAGGTGCACGAACCCGAGCAGGTAACCCCGCACCCGCCCCTCGCCGACGGCCGCGAGCAGCAGGGCGTCCTCGTTCGCCAGCAGCTCGGGGAGGGCGGCGTCGAACGCCTCGCGCTCGGGCCGGAACGTCAGCCCGAAGTCGCGGGCGAGGGCGAACACCTCGTCCGCGTCCGCCTTCTCGGCCCTCCTGATGAGAAGATCGTCAGCCGTCATGACCCATGACAGTAGATGTTCCCGCCCGGCCCGCGCAATCAGCGAAGTCCTCGCACGTCACAGGTCCGCCAGCCCGAGCTGGCGGGCGATGAGCATGCGCTGGACCTCGCTGGTGCCCTCGCCGATCTCCAGGATCTTCGCGTCGCGGTAGAAGCGGCCGACGGGGTACTCGTTCATGAAGCCGTACCCGCCGAACACCTGGGTGGCGTCGCGGGCGTTGTCCATGGCCGCGTTGGAGGCGACCAGCTTGGCGATGGCGGCCTCCTTCTTGAACGGCGCCCCGGCCAGCATGCGCTCGGCCGCGTGGTAGTAGGCCAGACGCGCAGTGTGGGCGCGGGCCTCCATGTCGGCGACCTTGAACTGGATGGCCTGGTAGTGGCCGATGGGGTTGCCGAAGGCGCGCCGGTCCCTGACGTACTTGACGCACTCGTCCACGCAGCCCTGCGCGAGGCCGACGCTGACGGCGGCGATCGCGATGCGGCCCTCGTCGAGGGTCTGGAGGAACTGGGCGTAGCCGCGGCCGCGCTCGCCGAGCAGGTTCTCGGCGGGCACCCGGCAGTCGGCGAAGGCCAGCTCGCGGGTGTCGGAGGCGTTCCAGCCGACCTTGGAGTACTTCTTCGACACGGTGAAGCCGGGCGTGCCGGCCGGGACGAGGATCGTGGAGATCTCCCGCTCGCCGGTGAGCGCGGCCACGCCGACGACGCTGGTGAGGTCGGTGCCGGAGTTGGTGATGAACGCCTTCGTCCCGTTGACCACCCATTCGCCGCCGTCGAGCACGGCGGTGGTGCGCATGCCGCCGGGCACGTCGGTGCCGCCGCCGGGCTCGGTGAGGCCGAAGGCGCCCAGCTGCTCGCCCCTGGCGAGCGCGGGCAGCCAGCGGGCGCGCTGCTCGGCGGTGCCGAAGCGGTAGATGGGCATCGCGCCCAGCGACACCGCCGCCTCCAGAGTGATCGACACGCTGGAGTCGACCCGGGCGAGCTCCTCCAGGGCCAGGCAGAGGGCGAAGTAGTCGCCGCCCATGCCGCCGTACTCCTCGGGGAAGGGCAGGCCGAACAGCCCCATCGCGCCCATCTGCCGCACGATGTCGTACGGGAACTCCTCGCGCTCGTAGTAGCCGCCGATCACGGGGGCGACCACGTCGCGGGCGAACGCCTCAACCGTCTTGCGCAGTTCTTCGTACTCGTCGTTGAGCATGGTCAGCCTTTCGCGAGCGCCTGTACGACGCGGGACGGGCTGGGCCGGCCGAGCAGACCGGCCAGCCAGATGCTGGTGGCCACGAGCTTGTCCAGGTCGAGGCCGGTCTCGATGCCGAGCCCCCGCAGCATCCAGACGAGGTCCTCGGTGGCGAGGTTGCCGGTCGCCGACCGGGCGTACGGGCAGCCGCCGATGCCGCCGGTGGAGGCGTCGACGGTGGTGACGCCCGCCCTGAGCGCGGCCAGCGTGTTGCCGAGCGCCTGGCCGTAGGTGTCGTGGAAGTGCACGGCCAGCCGCTCCGGCGAGCGGAAGGCCCGGATCAGCTCGGTGACGTGGCCGGGCGTGCCGACGCCGATCGTGTCGCCCAGCGACAGCTCGTGGCAGCCGAGCCCGAGCAGCCGCTCCCCCACCCGCACGACCTGCGCGATCGGGGTCGGCCCCTCCCAGGGGTCGCCGAAGCACATCGACACGTACGCCCGCACCCGCACCCCGTGGTCGAGCGCCCTGGCCACGACCGGCTCGAACATCTCGAACTGGCTCTCCAGGCCGCGGTTGAGGTTCTTGGCGGCGAAGGTCTCGGTGGCGCTGGCGAAGACGGCGATCTCCTCGACGCCGCGTTCGAGGGCCCGGTCGAGGCCGCGCTCGTTGGGCACCAGCACCGGGTAGCGGACGCCGGGCCTGCGGCGCAGCCGGGTCAGCAGCTCGTCCCCGTCGGCGAGCTGGGGCACCCACTTGGGGTGGACGAAGCTGGTGGCCTCGACGACCTTGTGCCCGGCGTCCACGAGCCGGTCGATGAACTCGGCCTTGACCTCGACCGGCACGACCGCCTGCTCGTTCTGCAGCCCGTCGCGCGGCCCGACCTCGTACACGGTGACGCGCTGCGGGAGACCTTCCATCGGGTACGGCATCACGCCTCCTCGGGGGTCACGACGGCCAGGACGGCGTCCATGTCGACCGGCTGGCCGGGCTGGACCGGCAGCTCGGCGAGCACGCCGGCGCAGGGGGCGGTGACCGTGTGCTCCATCTTCATGGCCTCGACGATGACCAGCGGCTGCCCGGCGCTCACCCGGTCGCCCGGCTGCGCCTTGACGACCAGGACGGTGCCCGGCATGGGGCTGCGGACCACACCGTCGCCGGCCGCGGCGGCGCCAGGCCGGTCGCCGGGGTCGCCGATGAGGTGGCGGGTGAACGACCAGGCCCGCCCGTCGCGGCCGAGCCAGAGCGTGTCGCCGTCGCGGGCGCACAGGTAGCGCGTGGTGCGATCGCCGAGCGTGACGGCCAGGCCGCCGCCCTCCTGGCGGATGCGGGCGGGCACCGCGCGGCCGTCCAGCAGCACCTCGGCGGCCTCGGCGGGCAGGCCGCGGACGCGGACCGCGTGCCCGCCGTCCCTGGACTCCAGCCGCCAGGTCGTCCAGGCGCGCTCGCCGACCCGCCAGCCGTCGGTGACCTCCCACGGGTCGTCGCCCTGCGGCAGCGCGTGGAAGGCGAGCCCGGCCGCGGCGGCGACCTCGGCGGGCGCCCCGGCGGCGGGCACCAGCTCGGGCAGCGCCCGCTCGACCAGGCCGGTGTCCAGCTCGCCCGCGCGCACGGCCGGATGGCAGGCCAGGGCGCGCAGGAACGGCACGTTGGTGACCACGCCGAGCACGGCGGTGCCGGCGAGCGCCCGGTCGAGGACGCGCAGCGCCTCCTTGCGCTCCGGCGCCCAGGCCACCACCTTGGCGAGCATGGGGTCGAACTCGCTGCCGACGACCCCGCCCTCGGCCACCCCCGAGTCCACCCGCACGACGGCGTCCGCCGGGGAGGCGGGCTCGCGCAGCAGCAGGACGCGCCCGCCGGTCGGCAGGAAGCCGCGCGCCGGGTCCTCGGCGTAGACGCGGGCCTCGACGGCGTGCCCGTCCAGGCGCACGTCGTCCTGGCCGAACGGCAGCGGCTCGCCCGCCGCGACCCTGAGCTGCAGCTCCACCAGGTCGAGGCCGGTCACCAGCTCGGTGACGGGGTGCTCGACCTGGAGGCGGGTGTTCATCTCCATGAAGTGGTAGGCGCCGGTGGCGCCGTCCACGATGAACTCGACCGTGCCGGCGCCGACGTACCCGACCGAGCGGGCGGCCTCGACCGCCGCCGCGCCCATGCGGGCGCGCAGCTCGGGGGTGACGAACGGCGACGGCGCCTCCTCGATGATCTTCTGGTGCCTGCGCTGGAGGCTGCACTCGCGCTCGCCCAGGTGCACGACGCCGCCGAGGGCGTCGGCCAGGACCTGGATCTCGATGTGGCGGGGGCTGTCCACGTACCGCTCGATGAGCAGCGTGCCGTCGCCGAACGCGGCCCGCGCGGTGCGCCGGGCCGACTCCAGCGCGTCGGGCAGCTCGGCGGCCGAGCGCACCACCACCATGCCCTTGCCGCCGCCGCCCGCGGACGGCTTGATCAGCGCTGGGAAGTCGCGCCACTCCGTCAGGACGTCGTCGGGCTCGGCCCCGCCGGGCACCACCGGCACCCCGGCGGCCGAGACCGTGGCCTTGGCCCGGATCTTGTCGCCCATGGCGTCGATGGCCTCGGGCGGCGGCCCGACGAACGCCGTC encodes:
- a CDS encoding helix-turn-helix transcriptional regulator, whose protein sequence is MSVHAVSPLFVGRARELAVLGDALARARAGVSSTVLVGGEAGVGKTRLLVEFTDRADDALVLVGGCLELGTDGLPFAPFTAVLRGLVRRLGHDGVAALVPGGATGALARLLPEFGEPGKDGPEARARLFELVLGLLERLADDRPVVLVIEDAHWADRSTRDLLSFLVRYQRTAGRLLLVVTYRTDELHRTHPLRPMLAELSRVEWVSRAELRRLTRREAVAQAASILERQLPAADMDLVYARSEGNPLFVEALLSEGGGGGGGDLPESLRDLLLARVERLPEETQELLRVASAGGQRIEHDLLSAVAGLDENALSRALRPAVAGNVLVVDGEGYSFRHALIREALHDDLLPGEHTRLHTRYAEALERDLSILPAPRGAIELAHHWHAAHDATWALVSAWHAAAAARTSTAYDEQLRMLSRVLELWDQVPDAAARIGRDRFDVLRHTAVVAHLAGEYERGIAMAGAALAELDPATDPIRTAAILRQRGLTRYDLGREGNLDDLRRAATLVPAEPPTRLRGQVLESLSRMLYRPEDLTEKIATAEVARDIGRVVGDPNVEAHSLITATWARFRYTEVEAQLEAFAEARRIAADGEAYNALMRCAISESDALEGAGWHERAARVAREGIEESAHYGLARTSGTFLAINLAEPLVSLGRWDEALQVVEHAFDLAPPPPYRASLQGFVTDIALARGQLDRAEQLLNASRSVLSRGTYRDQTLLPHLRREVSILAARGADGEAVEAVARALEERDLVSSPRYVWQLLVSFARLLTGIASAGGPASEAIRARAAALLPRLREPARKLGTEGDLQEAQRLTFEALLGPETPAAHAAAADADAAEQVGWRVEAWERAVRAWVALGQPYAEARSLLPSAQALLAAGDRQEAAARLERARELAARLGAAPLLEQLDTVRRRARIGGGGGGGGAVAEEPAGEGQPLGLTARELEVLREVTEGHSNREIAEKLVISVKTVSVHVSNILAKLGVASRGEAAATAHRLHLFDDLP
- a CDS encoding GNAT family N-acetyltransferase; translation: MTADDLLIRRAEKADADEVFALARDFGLTFRPEREAFDAALPELLANEDALLLAAVGEGRVRGYLLGFVHLTLFANGPVAWVEEAMVQPGSRRQGIGRALLEEFERWARSREARYVAMATRRAPEFYHALGYEASATFFRKVLR
- a CDS encoding acyl-CoA dehydrogenase family protein; this translates as MLNDEYEELRKTVEAFARDVVAPVIGGYYEREEFPYDIVRQMGAMGLFGLPFPEEYGGMGGDYFALCLALEELARVDSSVSITLEAAVSLGAMPIYRFGTAEQRARWLPALARGEQLGAFGLTEPGGGTDVPGGMRTTAVLDGGEWVVNGTKAFITNSGTDLTSVVGVAALTGEREISTILVPAGTPGFTVSKKYSKVGWNASDTRELAFADCRVPAENLLGERGRGYAQFLQTLDEGRIAIAAVSVGLAQGCVDECVKYVRDRRAFGNPIGHYQAIQFKVADMEARAHTARLAYYHAAERMLAGAPFKKEAAIAKLVASNAAMDNARDATQVFGGYGFMNEYPVGRFYRDAKILEIGEGTSEVQRMLIARQLGLADL
- a CDS encoding hydroxymethylglutaryl-CoA lyase; amino-acid sequence: MPYPMEGLPQRVTVYEVGPRDGLQNEQAVVPVEVKAEFIDRLVDAGHKVVEATSFVHPKWVPQLADGDELLTRLRRRPGVRYPVLVPNERGLDRALERGVEEIAVFASATETFAAKNLNRGLESQFEMFEPVVARALDHGVRVRAYVSMCFGDPWEGPTPIAQVVRVGERLLGLGCHELSLGDTIGVGTPGHVTELIRAFRSPERLAVHFHDTYGQALGNTLAALRAGVTTVDASTGGIGGCPYARSATGNLATEDLVWMLRGLGIETGLDLDKLVATSIWLAGLLGRPSPSRVVQALAKG
- a CDS encoding acetyl/propionyl/methylcrotonyl-CoA carboxylase subunit alpha — translated: MLFDRVLIANRGEIAVRVARTLRRLGITAVAVHTPSEAGARHVREADAAVEVPSYLDADAIVGAALASGAQAVHPGYGFLAENAAFARACAAAGTAFVGPPPEAIDAMGDKIRAKATVSAAGVPVVPGGAEPDDVLTEWRDFPALIKPSAGGGGKGMVVVRSAAELPDALESARRTARAAFGDGTLLIERYVDSPRHIEIQVLADALGGVVHLGERECSLQRRHQKIIEEAPSPFVTPELRARMGAAAVEAARSVGYVGAGTVEFIVDGATGAYHFMEMNTRLQVEHPVTELVTGLDLVELQLRVAAGEPLPFGQDDVRLDGHAVEARVYAEDPARGFLPTGGRVLLLREPASPADAVVRVDSGVAEGGVVGSEFDPMLAKVVAWAPERKEALRVLDRALAGTAVLGVVTNVPFLRALACHPAVRAGELDTGLVERALPELVPAAGAPAEVAAAAGLAFHALPQGDDPWEVTDGWRVGERAWTTWRLESRDGGHAVRVRGLPAEAAEVLLDGRAVPARIRQEGGGLAVTLGDRTTRYLCARDGDTLWLGRDGRAWSFTRHLIGDPGDRPGAAAAGDGVVRSPMPGTVLVVKAQPGDRVSAGQPLVIVEAMKMEHTVTAPCAGVLAELPVQPGQPVDMDAVLAVVTPEEA